One Gadus morhua chromosome 1, gadMor3.0, whole genome shotgun sequence DNA segment encodes these proteins:
- the LOC115540686 gene encoding LOW QUALITY PROTEIN: innate immunity activator protein (The sequence of the model RefSeq protein was modified relative to this genomic sequence to represent the inferred CDS: inserted 1 base in 1 codon; deleted 3 bases in 2 codons), whose amino-acid sequence MTAIESKDTDVSDTDXGIIVHSGPDSPSTPLKDESTHTRALKLKHQALEQSLEICLLELRKLCIREAELTGQLSSDYPLMPGSKPPRVRRRIGASFKLDEGLICQDGEDPELHSLAADLALQSQILEAARRLSLEHHLSKPQKKSRLQQCKREEKKFKDLQEAVTRQRARSQRGSPQTAGSAHTLKDSCMSDDSSLSDVVALDDDMDPPDALYPPAGGSSYQDPLQPLPLQQSQGQTGVEHERSPIQNSPWKESSLDQPYQKLPKPQSACSSRSSSPVGAPVYPERILPSQFIKSLTMRHNHTCSAPSTPELHVRRQYSQSFRLPKNKLTVEVPRTGSEGGRARPRLPQRRCAADFMVRSPDYSPRRLYQSSSEDSSSEHSVSSQASSPGSWPAPPSPTEIPKLCPPPYGFHYGAQGKGPAAGPPGSYKNNNNNSNHVNNNMNNTTNNIKNNYNYNSPASVDGGSVRSLQSPLSPSNNMCRTPQPQRARPEEGFSSAGRAMKAPPPPYSRLVRTPSLNEYPGHGSPVMPREVVSEELKSWHQRNKLQRFPPGSGERLGRSQRVNNGPGSPQPPPYKQGSGSVVLQRAADGTPVQWFVEEDAELVSQV is encoded by the exons ATGACGGCCATCGAGAGCAAAGACACGGACGTCAGTGACACCG AGGGGATAATTGTGCATTCTG ggcCCGACAGCCCCAGCACGCCGCTGAAGGATGAGAGCACCCACACCAGAGCCCTGAAGCTGAAGCACCAGGCCCTGGAGCAGAGCCTGGAGATCTGCCTGCTGGAGCTCAGGAAGCTCTGCATCAGAGAGGCA GAGCTGACCGGGCAGCTGTCCTCAGACTATCCCCTGATGCCCGGA AGCAAGCCGCCCCGCGTTCGGAGACGCATCGGGGCGTCTTTTAAACTCGACGAGGGCCTCATCTGTCAGGATGGCGAG GACCCGGAGCTGCACTCCCTGGCGGCCGACCTGGCCCTGCAGAGCCAGATCCTGGAGGCGGCGCGGCGGCTGTCCCTGGAACACCACCTCAGCAAGCCGCAGAAGAAGAGCCGCCTGCAGCAGTGCAAGCGGGAGGAGAAGAAGTTCAAGGACCTCCAGGAGGCGGTGACCCGGCAGCGGGCCCGGAGCCAGCGCGGCTCCCCTCAGACCGCAGGCTCGGCCCACACCCTGAAAG ACTCCTGCATGTCCGATgacagctctctctctgacgTGGTGGCTTTGGATGATG ACATGGACCCCCCCGACGCCCTTTACCCTCCGGCGGGGGGCTCCTCTTACCAGGACCCCCTTCAGCCGCTTCCCCTGCAGCAGTCCCAAGGCCAGACCGGAGTGGAACACGAGCGCTCCCCAATCCAGAACTCTCCGTGGAAGGAATCCAGTCTGGACCAGCCCTACCAGAAGCTCCCAAAGCCTCAGTCGGCGTGCAGCAGCAGATCGAG TAGTCCGGTCGGGGCCCCGGTCTACCCAGAGAGGATCCTCCCCTCCCAGTTCATCAAGAGCCTGACCATGAGGCACAACCACACCTGCAgcgcc ccctccaccccggAGCTGCACGTACGCAGGCAA TACTCCCAGTCCTTCAG GCTTCCTAAGAACAAGCTGACGGTGGAGGTGCCGCGCACGGGCTCGGAGGGGGGCCGGGCCCGCCCCCGGCTGCCCCAGCGCCGCTGTGCGGCCGACTTCATGGTGCGCTCTCCGGATTACTCCCCGCGCCGCCTCTACCAGTCCAGCTCAGAGGACAGCAGCTCGGAGCACTCGGTCTCCTCCCAGGCCAGCTCCCCCGGGAGCTGGCCAGCCCCGCCGAGCCCCACCGAGATCCCCAAGCTCTGCCCTCCGCCCTACGGCTTCCACTACGGGGCCCAGGGGAAAGGccccgccgccggccccccggggagctacaagaacaacaacaacaacagcaaccacgtgaacaacaacatgaacaacaccacGAACAACATCAAGAACAACTACAACTACAACAGCCCGGCCTCCGTCGACGGTGGAAGCGTCCGTTCGCTTCAGTCCCCGCTTTCCCCTTCGAACAACATGTGTCGGACCCCCCAGCCGCAGAGAGCCAGGCCGGAGGAAGGGTTCTCCTCTGCCGGGAGGGCCATgaaggctcctcctcctccctactcccgGCTGGTCCGCACCCCCTCCCTGAACGAGTACCCCGGCCACGGCAGCCCGGTCATGCCGCGGGAGGTGGTGTCGGAGGAGCTCAAGTCCTGGCACCAGAGGAATAAGCTCCAGAGGTTCCCGCCGGGATCCGGAGAACGCCTAGGCCGATCCCAGAGGGTTAACAACGGCCCTGGATCGCCTCAGCCCCCGCCCTACAAACAG
- the LOC115540722 gene encoding protein FAM107B gives MEGSSARKRPAFGHNKKESHLFVTHPYSTNSDSAELSQPRKLNGSIVETPSHQDLHRELLLSHKRGLVLEEKPELKRVLEQRRLELTREEEQAQRRPSDLEKELRKRQQKLQEYEQEEIRRREDQEKIPEFVVVRRKLRRTKTADLSGVMEPTNP, from the exons ATGGAGGGCTCCAGTGCTAGGAAA agGCCAGCATTTGGACACAACAAAAAAG agagtcatttGTTTGTGACCCATCCGTATTCAACAAACAGCGACAGTGCAGAGCTGAGTCAGCCAAGGAAGCTGAATGGATCTATTGTGGAGACTCCCAGCCACCAGGATCTACACAGAGAGCTTCTGCTCAGTCACAAAAG AGGCCTGGTGCTTGAGGAGAAGCCTGAGCTGAAGAGAGTGCTGGAGCAGAGGAGACTGGAGCtcaccagagaggaggagcaggctcAGCGCAGGCCCTCAGACCTGGAGAAGGAGCTCCGCAAGAGGCAGCAGAAGCTGCAAGAG TATGAGCAGGAGGAGATCAGGAGGCGGGAGGACCAGGAGAAGATCCCTGAGTTTGTCGTGGTGAGGAGAAAACTGCGGCGCACCAAAACAGCTGACCTCTCGGGTGTGATGGAGCCCACCAATCCCTGA
- the smc5 gene encoding structural maintenance of chromosomes protein 5 — protein sequence MADRSKRQRISRAASTSQVTNNVPPMFGGSQPDARVASDGEPGSFVEGSILRIAMNNFLTYELAVVNPGANLNMIVGANGTGKSSIVCAICLGLAGKTALLGRGDKIGLFVKRGCSRGSIEIELYKNGGNVVINREISTENLSQWTLNGKSCSQKVVEEEVKGLQIQVSNLCQFLPQEKVGEFAKMSRIELLEATEKSVGPPEMYTYHCELKNFRGRERELENTVNEKAAFLERAKQKNESNKLDMNRYYEKKRHLDMIELLEKKKPWVEFEAVRKEHESVKTEREEVKKRLSSLKQTHGPMLKKIQLINNQLEPIEAQIKTKTFDIKEAARKCKARRDQLDRKQKEIDDIKQALNLKHTEKVDEEKRIANTKTIIDDLQKELATVGEQPDVAPRIDAISVELRGHQEERARLDGEKSDIRREKDNMVAESKMFTRRLNDMNNMMKAKEDKLKVRHKDTFTAIQWLRQNRQLFSGNVHEPMLLVLNVKDPRFAKYVETHIAFNDLRGFLFEKREDMEAFMKEVRDKLKLRVNSILAPAVSCANKQPSRPIESLKRFGFYSYLREMFDAPTDVVSYLCHQYNVHDVPVGTAQTKAMINKVIEEPYLKLIYTAEERYVVKKSMYSNHVSTNNSQLRPSKFLTISVDAEEKGQVEQQIQNCERKIKDLDERLAGLRENFSILEGRDNELRNEKKGLLEQKGKKRQLEQKIATKLDSLQQIEKNRVDLKKLEEDTKTKIGAVNAQKVAMMVEVMAQIKLRASLSMLKVHLTLQTLGLTAEKTHLEGSCKDRQVELRTLEDAFTRLDTKKNQLHERCKGLMRSAQTICNMGAAGTVPAELKVAFSTLPDTMEELDALLNEECSRAEGFTGIRENVVEEYNRREVEIQNLEEELGDLSEALTTYRMNMSEAKERWLNPLRTLICQINERFGEYFRSMQCVGEVDLHSEKEEEYDKYGIRIRVKFHNSTELHELTAHHQSGGERSVSTMLYLMALQELNRCPFRVVDEINQGMDPINERRVFNIVVRTACKETTSQYFFITPKLLQDLQYAEEMTVLCIHNGPQMLSPGDWDEKAFLRRIARRKKRTKPE from the exons ATGGCAGACCGCAGCAAAAGACAGAGAATTAGTCGGGCCGCTTCCACCTCTCAAGTGACCAACAATGTGCCACCTATGTTCGGTGGTAGCCAGCCTGACGCCCGGGTTGCCAGTGATGGTGAACCGGGTAGTTTTGTTGAAGGTTCCATACTTCGTATTGCGATGAATAACTTCCt AACCTATGAACTCGCTGTCGTTAACCCGGGAGCTAACCTCAATATGATTGTGGGGGCCAACGGAACCGGCAAGTCCAGCATTGTGTGTGCCATATGTCTTGGTTTGGCTGGTAAGACTGCCCTCCTGGGTAGAGGAGATAAG ATTGGGCTTTTTGTGAAGCGGGGATGCAGTAGAGGATCGATTGAGATTGAATT GTACAAGAATGGCGGTAATGTGGTGATAAACAGAGAGATCAGCACAGAGAACCTGTCTCAATGGACGCTGAATGGAAAATCCTGCAGTCAGAAGGTAGTGGAGGAAGAAGTCAAAGGCCTTCAAATCCAAGTCAGCAACCTCTGTCAGTTCCTTCCCCag GAGAAAGTGGGCGAGTTTGCAAAGATGTCCAGGATAGAGCTTCTGGAGGCCACCGAGAAGTCCGTGGGGCCACCAGAGATGTACACGTACCACTGTGAGCTGAAGAACTTtcgtggcagagagagagaactcgaG AATACTGTGAATGAGAAGGCTGCCTTTCTTGAAAGGGCGAAGCAGAAAAACGAGAGCAACAAGCTTGACATGAATCGCTACTATGAGAAGAAGAGACATCTGGACATGATCGAATTGCTTGAGAAGAAGAAACCATGGGTG GAGTTCGAAGCGGTTCGTAAAGAGCACGAGTCTGTGAAGACGGAacgggaggaggtgaagaagcgTCTGTCCAGTCTGAAGCAGACCCATGGTCCCATGCTGAAGAAGATCCAGCTGATCAACAACCAACTGGAGCCGATCGAGGCCCAGATAAAGACCAAG ACCTTCGACATCAAAGAAGCCGCACGGAAGTGCAAAGCTAGACGGGACCAATTGGACAGAAAGCAAAAAGAG ATCGACGACATCAAGCAAGCTCTGAACCTGAAGCACACGGAGAAGGTGGACGAGGAGAAGCGCATCGCCAACACCAAGACCATCATCGACGACCTGCAGAAGGAGCTCGCCACCGTGGGCGAGCAGCCAGACGTGGCACCGCGTATAGACGCCATCAGCGTGGAGCTGAGGGGCCACCAGGAGGAGCGGGCCAGGTTGGACGGGGAGAAATCAGACATCCGCAGGGAGAAGGACAACATGGTCGCAGAGTCCAAAA TGTTTACGAGGAGGCTGAACGACATGAACAACATGATGAAGGCCAAGGAGGACAAGCTGAAGGTTCGCCACAAGGACACTTTCACCGCCATCCAGTGGCTGCGGCAGAACAGACAGCTCTTCAGCGGGAACGTGCACGAGCCCATGCTGCTAGTG CTCAATGTGAAGGACCCTCGCTTTGCTAAGTACGTGGAGACTCACATCGCCTTTAATGACCTGCGGGGCTTTTTGTTCGAGAAGAGGGAGGACATGGAGGCCTTCATGAAAGAG GTGCGTGACAAATTAAAACTGAGGGTGAACTCCATCCTGGCCCCGGCAGTGTCTTGTGCCAACAAGCAACCGTCTCGACCAATCGAGTCTCTCAA GCGCTTTGGGTTCTACTCCTACCTGCGTGAGATGTTTGACGCCCCGACTGATGTGGTCAGCTACCTGTGCCACCAGTACAACGTGCACGACGTTCCCGTGGGAACGGCCCAAACCAAAGCCATGATTAATAAG GTCATCGAGGAGCCTTACCTGAAGCTCATCTACACGGCGGAAGAGCGGTATGTGGTCAAGAAGTCGATGTACTCCAACCACGTCAGCACTAACAACTCGCAGCTCCGGCCCTCCAAGTTCCTAACCATCTCGGTGGACGccgaggagaaaggccaagtgGAGCAGCAGATCCAG AACTGCGAGAGGAAGATCAAGGACCTGGATGAGCGTCTGGCGGGGCTGCGGGAGAACTTCTCCATCCTGGAGGGCCGGGACAACGAGCTAAGGAACGAGAAAAAGGGGCTGTTGGAGCAGAAGGGCAAGAAGAGGCAGCTGGAGCAGAAGATCGCCACCAAGTTGGACAG TCTTCAACAAATCGAGAAGAATCGTGTCGACCTGAAGAAATTGGAGGAAGACACCAAAACCAAAATCGGTGCGGTCAATGCCCAGAAGGTGGCCATGATGGTTGAAGTTATGGCCCAAATTAAG CTGAGAGCCAGCCTGAGTATGCTGAAGGTTCACCTTACACTGCAGACTCTGGGTCTCACTGCCGAGAAGACCCACCTGGAGGGGAGCTGTAAAGACAGACAAGTGGAGCTCAGGACGTTGGAA GATGCCTTCACTCGCCTGGACACAAAGAAGAACCAGCTGCATGAGAGGTGCAAGGGCTTGATGAGGAGCGCTCAGACCATATGCAATATGGGAGCAGCAGGGACGGTGCCTGCGGAGCTAAAGGTG GCCTTCAGCACGCTGCCTGACACCATGGAGGAGCTGGACGCCCTGCTGAACGAGGAGTGCTCCAGGGCAGAGGGCTTCACTGGAATCAGAGAAAAC gtggtggaggagtacAACAGGAGAGAAGTGGAGATCCagaacctggaggaggagctgggcgaCCTGAGCGAAGCCCTGACCACCTACAGAATGAACATGTCTGAG GCTAAAGAGCGCTGGCTGAACCCTCTAAGAACGCTGATTTGTCAGATCAACGAGAGGTTCGGCGAGTACTTCCGCTCGATGCAGTGCGTGGGGGAGGTGGACCTCCATTCAGAAAAGGAG gaagAGTACGATAAGTATGGGATCCGCATCCGGGTGAAGTTCCACAACAGCACAGAGCTGCATGAGCTGACGGCGCACCACCAGAGCGGGGGGGAGCGCAGCGTCTCCACCATGCTCTACCTCATGGCCCTGCAGGAGCTCAACCGCTGCCCCTTCAGGGTGGTGGACGAGATCAACCAG GGAATGGACCCCATCAACGAGCGGAGGGTCTTTAATATCGTGGTCCGCACGGCGTGCAAGGAGACCACCTCACAGTACTTTTTCATAACTCCAAAG CTCCTCCAAGACCTCCAGTATGCCGAGGAGATGACTGTGCTCTGCATCCATAACGGACCTCAGATGCTGTCTCCGGGGGATTGGGACGAGAAGGCCTTCCTTAGACGCATCGCCCGGAGGAAGAAACGCACCAAACCAGAATAA
- the cfap276 gene encoding cilia- and flagella-associated protein 276, giving the protein MNTSSRDPFPFPQPENDNTFTGTKPLQREISDKPTHLAQYEEPWSRLYVTATSSSSSRTVTHHGRKVPHDSLDFHLKSLYDHHEDFLRTRNQTLYQPETVSGDIRRTLKEREKQEMQQKNLKNDSIRVWITPQKCSIYSIKGTIESHHNANRGYSRKHDGGFYST; this is encoded by the exons ATGAACACATCAAGCCGAGACCCCTTTCCATTTCCTCAGCCAGAAAACGATAACACCTTCACGGGGACCAAGCCATTACAG AGAGAGATCTCTGATAAACCAACTCATCTGGCCCAGTACGAAGAGCCGTGGAGCCGCCTCTACGTCACTGCGACGTCATcgagcagcagcaggaccgTGACGCACCACGGCCGAAAG GTTCCCCACGACAGCCTCGACTTCCACCTGAAGTCCCTCTATGACCACCACGAAGACTTCCTCCGCACCAGGAACCAGACCTTGTACCAGCCGGAGACCGTCTCAGGCGACATTAG GAGGACACTAAAAGAACGTGAAAAGCAAGAAATGCAGCAAAAGAATCTTAAAAACGACAGCATCAGGGTGTGGATAACCCCCCAGAAGTGCTCCATTTACAGCATCAAAGGAACCATAG AGTCCCACCATAACGCAAACAGGGGCTACTCGAGGAAACACGACGGGGGCTTCTACTCCACCTGA